TTTCCCCGAAGACGCCAATTTGCGCCGCCTCATAGTGGGGCATCAGGGTGAGGTAGGGATGCTCCCAGTCTCCCCGCACGCCCAGGCGCTTAAACTCCTGCCGCTGGACGTCCACAAATTTCAAGGCGTATTCCCTGCACTTGCGCCGGAACTCCACCGGGTGAACAGCATGCCGGTTTAACCCCAGGTTTTTAATGGCCTGCTGTTCAATGGGTAACCCGTGGGTATCCCAGCCGGGCACATAGGGGGCATCATAGCCAGCCATGGAATGATATTTGACCACAATATCCTTGAGTACCTTGTTCAGGGCAGTCCCCAGGTGGATGTGCCCGTTGGCGTAGGGCGGCCCGTCATGCAGGATAAACTTGGGCCGCCCGGCATTTTTTTGCTGTACGAGGCGGTAAATATTAATTTCATCCCAGAATTTTAAGATCTCCGGTTCCCGCTGGGGCAGATTGGCCCGCATGGGAAAATCGGTTTTGGGCAGGTTTAAGGTCTGGCTGTAATCCATCAGTAACCACCCCAGTTTACGTATAATAGCTCAAGTGTGTCCGGCTAAAATAGAAAAAACCCCGCCCCAAGGGACGGGATCTTCCCGCGGTACCACCCTTATAGACAGGTTAACTTTCCCTAACCTGTCCCCTCGTTTTGCCGGTAACGGCGGCCAGCCGTCCGGGCCTACTAAACGGGGATAACCCCGCCGTTCAGCCGGCACCTCCCGGGTGATTTTCGCCATGGCTTCCTGTACCCGGTTTCCAGCTTCCCCGGGCTCTCTGCAACAGGAGGGACCTGGCTACTCGTCCCGTTCACAGGCTTTGCATCATAAACAACAAGTATTATACACAAAAAACAGGGATCAGGTCAACACGCCTGGTGACGAAAAGAAGGACTGCCCCCACTATGTGGCGAATATTTAATATGAGACCGCACACTCCTTTAGTTTGCCTTTTGGTGTTTTTGGGGCGAGGTCTCATTTCTTTTTTCGGGGGGTCGTTCTCCTTCTGGTACCTACTTAAATTTTACACGGCCGATTATGTTATATCCTCAATCAAAGACGGTATAATTTCAATAAAGATTTTAATCGTAAGGAAAAATGGAGAGGCCATTTAAAAAGAGGAATTTTCTTGAAAACAGATAATTAACCTGTATACGCACCGTTACTTGAAGTAGCAACAACGGTTTTCCTACTTTCGTCAAAATCTGATCGGGAGGTTCGCAAACAATGGCCACCATACTTGGTATCTGCTGTTCCCGGCGTCCCCTGGGAAATAGTGAGGTGCTCTTACGGGAAGCCCTGGACGCGGCGCAAAAAACCGGTGCGGCCGTATCCTTTTTACGCCTGTCGGACCTGCGGTTTGAACCCTGCCGGGGTTGCCTGGCCTGTGTCTACAAGGGGTCCTGCGCCATCAAAAATGACGACCTGGGGGTTTTACTGGAGAAAATCCTGGAGGCTGACGGGTTGATCATTGCCGCGCCCACCTATATCCTGGGTCCAGCAGGCATAGTCAAGCTGGTAGCGGACCGGGCTCTAAGTCTCTCCCCTCACCTGGAAGAACTGGCCGGTCGCGCCCGGGTGGCCACCACCATTAGCGTAGCCGGCAACAGGAAATGGAATCCACTGGGAGTGGAACTCCTGAACCTTTTCCCCCTGGTCTACGGCTACCGGGTTATTGATTATCATGAGGCCTATGCTCCCGGGCCGGGGGAGGTGCTGCTGGAACAGGCAAACGTTGCCCGGGCCCGCGAGTTGGGCCGGCGGGTAGCCCGGGCCCTATCCGGAGAAATCGAGGCACGTCCTCCGGAAGAGCAGCAGTGCGGCAACTGCTATAGCCGCGCCTTTCGCCTCAGCGGGCAGGATAGGGTTACCTGTGTGGTATGCAACACCACAGGACGGCTGGTCCCGGATGAAAAGGGAGCCTTGCGTTTTTTACCCGACCCGCCGGGCCCCTATGGTCATTTCTGGACGGCAGAACATCGCCGCCACCATCTGAATGACTGGATTGTTCCCAGCCGCGACCGTTATTTGGCCCGGCGGGAGCTAATTAAGGAACTTCTGGCCAGGTATAAAACGTGAGTGGAAGAGGTGATACGCCTCCTTAACACGGTGCATCACCTCTTCCACTCTTTTAAAGAACAAAGCTTTTGGTTGACGCGATTAGCCAGGCCTATCTTTGGCTGCCATCAAAGAGCGCACCTTTTCCACAGAAACCCCCTGTACCCGCACCAGCTTGTTACGCCCGGTGTACCCGGCTACGATTTCCACCCGTGCCCTGGGCACTCCCAGCAGCCGGGCCAGAAAATCCCGGCAGGCTTCGTTGGCCTCCCCTTCCACCGGGGGCGCCGTCAAACGGACCTTCAGGGCGTCTTCAAAAATCCCGGCCAGTTCATTTCTGGCCGCCCGGGGCTGAACGCGAACTTTAAAGACTACTGCTCCCTTTTCTTCCCGCAGGAAGATCATCAACCCGTCACCCCATTAAACATACCGGTGCAAAATAACCGCCAGGCGGCCGCTTTTAGTGGTTCCCGTAACCCTGGTTACCTGCACCCGGCCGCGTCCCCGGGCGGAAATAACGTCTCCTTCCTTCACCGGATGGGAAACATCACTGCAGACCTGCCAGTTTATACTTACCCGTTGGGCGGTAATCTCCCGAGCCATGCGGGTGCGGGAAGTGCCAAAACCGGCAGCAGCCACCACGTCCAGGCGCAGGGAAGGCACGGTGGCCTTGATTTCCCGGATCCGTCGGGGAGGAGGGCAGAGTTGCTCCCTGGCAATCTGGTGCACGGTCACGGGGATGCGGCCCACCCGGGCAAGCTGGGACTGGATAAAGGGTGCTATCTCGCCGGTGACCACCACCTGGGCCTGGTCGTTATGCAGGAGGATGTCCCCAATTTTCTCCCGGCGCAAGCCGAGGGCCAGCAAAGCCCCAAGAAAATCCCTGTGGCTGAGTCCCTGATCTCTAAAGGAACCCTGGATGGACAAAAATGCCAGATCCCACTCCTCTTCCCGGGGATCGAGATAATCGGGATAAATAAGAATACGCACCCGCTCGGCACCGGGGTAACCACCATCACTTTGCGCCGCCAGATCGGCCACTTTTTCCAAAGCCTTAAGCACCAGACCGGCATGATGGGGATCAAGGAAATCCGTTACGCGCGGTTGGCGGGTACGCAAAACTCCCTGCACCAGGTCACAAAGCCTGGCCAGAAGTTCTTTTTCCTCTTGGGTTTGGGCACGGGATAGAAGAAACTCTTTATCCAGTACTTCCTCACTCCTTCAGGACTACAACCCCAGGGCCCGGATCACGTTGAGAATTATCTGGCGCAGCAATTCCAGGGCAAAAAAAGCCACTAGGGGTGAAAAATCCAGCATTCCCACGGGGGGGATAAAGCGCCTGAAGAAACCCAATACAGGTTCGGTAATCTCATAAACGAAACGGATCAGAGGATGGTAGGGGTTATGACGAATAAAAGACAAAATAATGCGGATAAAGATCAGCCAGGCATAAACCTGGAAAGCCACGTTAATAATGCGTTCTAAACTCATAGTGCTCTCCTTTTATTTTAATCCACTGGACATTTCCCGGGAGCGGCGGGTAGCTTCTTCCACCGCCCGCATGAGGGTTACCCGCAGCCCTCCTTCTTCCAGGGCATAGACACCGGCAATGGCCGTCCCCCCTGGCGTGGTAACCATATTTTTCAGGCGGCCGGGATGCTCGCCGGTTTCTAAAACCATCCGGGCCGCTCCCAGCATGGTCTGGGCGCTGAGCAATAGAGCCACATCCCGGGGTAGGCCCACCCGCACCCCGGCATCGGCCAGGGCCTCCAGGATAACATACATATAGGCAGGCCCGCTGCCGCTAAGCCCTGTCACGGCGTCCATCAGCCCTTCCGGCACTTCTACCGCCCGGCCGACGCCACTGAAAATAGCCATGGCCCGTTCCCGATCCCGGGCAACGGCGTAGGTGCCGAGACAAAGGGCACTGGCTCCGGCTCCCAAAAGGCAGGGCGTGTTGGGCATAACACGGACCACCGGCACCGGTTGGGCGAGAAAACTTTCAATGAACTGGGTGGTAATACCGGCGGCAATGGAGA
This region of Desulfofundulus luciae genomic DNA includes:
- a CDS encoding YggT family protein, whose translation is MSLERIINVAFQVYAWLIFIRIILSFIRHNPYHPLIRFVYEITEPVLGFFRRFIPPVGMLDFSPLVAFFALELLRQIILNVIRALGL
- the proC gene encoding pyrroline-5-carboxylate reductase, encoding MFLLPLTGLAIGCLGGGAMAQALLTGLIKSGIQAQNLYVSDTRRERLELLHRELGVHTREDNKDLIKETDVVILAVKPQVVEEVLKETGALFQPHQTLISIAAGITTQFIESFLAQPVPVVRVMPNTPCLLGAGASALCLGTYAVARDRERAMAIFSGVGRAVEVPEGLMDAVTGLSGSGPAYMYVILEALADAGVRVGLPRDVALLLSAQTMLGAARMVLETGEHPGRLKNMVTTPGGTAIAGVYALEEGGLRVTLMRAVEEATRRSREMSSGLK
- a CDS encoding flavodoxin family protein; the encoded protein is MATILGICCSRRPLGNSEVLLREALDAAQKTGAAVSFLRLSDLRFEPCRGCLACVYKGSCAIKNDDLGVLLEKILEADGLIIAAPTYILGPAGIVKLVADRALSLSPHLEELAGRARVATTISVAGNRKWNPLGVELLNLFPLVYGYRVIDYHEAYAPGPGEVLLEQANVARARELGRRVARALSGEIEARPPEEQQCGNCYSRAFRLSGQDRVTCVVCNTTGRLVPDEKGALRFLPDPPGPYGHFWTAEHRRHHLNDWIVPSRDRYLARRELIKELLARYKT
- a CDS encoding DUF167 domain-containing protein — protein: MIFLREEKGAVVFKVRVQPRAARNELAGIFEDALKVRLTAPPVEGEANEACRDFLARLLGVPRARVEIVAGYTGRNKLVRVQGVSVEKVRSLMAAKDRPG
- a CDS encoding YlmH family RNA-binding protein, with product MRTRQPRVTDFLDPHHAGLVLKALEKVADLAAQSDGGYPGAERVRILIYPDYLDPREEEWDLAFLSIQGSFRDQGLSHRDFLGALLALGLRREKIGDILLHNDQAQVVVTGEIAPFIQSQLARVGRIPVTVHQIAREQLCPPPRRIREIKATVPSLRLDVVAAAGFGTSRTRMAREITAQRVSINWQVCSDVSHPVKEGDVISARGRGRVQVTRVTGTTKSGRLAVILHRYV